The nucleotide sequence ACAGTTCCTTATTAGGAAATACAACACCTTAACTGTTcttcatcaaaacaaagagaatcctttttctcctttgtttgtGACACAAAACAATTCATTCTTTTTGCGATTTTGACCTTtccatgtctttctttctttctttcatttttttttatcgaagaACCAAAAGTCTACAGGGAATTCGACTCTTTATTCCTACCTACAGACATACTTTCAAACTCTATTCAAACATTAACAACAATCCAGAGAGCGATATCAACTAACATTTCGTGGTACATTGTTGAACAAAGGAAAGACATTAAAAATGTTACAGGGTACGAAAATTGAGCCAAAAAAGGCATGTTCAAGTGGTGAAGGATCCTAGTCGTTTTCATACTAGTACTTCGGTTTGCTTTGTATTAGAATCGATTTTTAGAATCACTGCCAATCATATTGGGTTTCCTCATTCGTGATGttgataaagaaaatcaatGCGAAAGGGTTGATTTGTTACAAGCCCATGTAAGCTTCATTCTGTTTCAAATCGTATCATAACATGGAAGCCAATTTTTCCAGCTAAAAGTAACTGAGAGAAGTAAGAGAAGTTCGTGGACAAAGCAAAGCTTATTTTAAGTCAAGATGCTTTTTGAATACAGCATAAACTAAACACTAGGAGCCGTGGAGTGCCTTAAATTTGTTTGACTACTCGACACCCGCTCACGTTAAACCTGCCATTTCCTCTAAAAATATCGCTGTTCTGTTTCTAGCACGTGAAGTCAAAGAACGATGAAATATACTTCGAGAACCAAATTACATATCACTCTCCGTgtgaaacacaacaaaaatatcgttcaaagatttttattttaagtcaacaattttcaactttatCTCTCCCTCTCTAGGACAACTATTTCTTTTCACCGTCAATAGACACAAAACTGTTGAAACTTCACAACTGGATAACTCATAGAACAGAAAATCAATATTCAATATAAATAGATAACTAGATAACTCTTGGAacagaaaatcaattttcaatataaataaaatacccTGACAAAAGTAGCATGGAAGTTTCAAACagtctttttcatttaaattcatggcagaaaaaattttaaaaaatattcaatattattaataaaaattcaCTTTATACACAAACAATCGAAAGCAGACGGCAAGATGTTTTCATATAGACCCATTTCAAGCGTGACGTCACATCACGTGACATTGCGAACTGGAGGACAAGCTTCAGTTTGTTTACAACATGGCGGCGAAAGCGACTACGAAGCGAGGGTTGTTACCCGGTTATTTTGAAAATCTACAGCAGAAAGAATCAAAGGAAAGGTATCTCGAAAAGCTAAAGTCTATCGAAGGACAAGATCCGTACGAAATTCCGCGCAAAGAATGGATCAATTCCTGTTTGAAGTTTCAAATAATACCAGCTTCCGCGATTTCGGAAACTTCATATCTCAGCCACAATTTCATGTATACGTTGTTTTACACGATCCCTCGAGGCGATTTTCTCTTCTGAAATTGAACAAGCCAAACTACTTTCCAGTTGAGCGTCACAAACTTGAATCAAacaatcacaacggccaatcaaaacaaaggaaatataatATGGAGCCAATGAGAACCCCTAGTCATAACAAGTAACCTGTGAGAgtggcgggaaaacgcggatgacGAAGTCGCGGTTGGATTCAGTATTAGATAGATCGCTTGAGAAGCTGGCGCGACTCATAAAACAATTACCCAATTACTTTTGGCCTCTGTTTCCGAGCGAGTCCTGGTGCTTATACTTTCATATGATTACAGGTTTTCGTTCACATCCGAATTAAACTCATTTTTATACGAAAGGCTGACCACCAGGCCTTGCTTTGAAAAAGAGGCCAAAGGTAATTCAGAATTGGCCTCTTCAAGTCTGGATTTCTCTTAACACTGAATTGATATCGTTCCATAGTTGCATTGTTCCTCTTCACTGGTCAACGGCGTCATTTGTCTTTTCTGCCGCCGACTGGAGTAGTTCCATCatttctctgttttcaaaaaGCTCCGCGTTTTTCAGCGGTGTAAAGCCGTAAAGGTCTCGCAAGTTCAAATCAACGCCGCACTCCAACAGAAACTTAACCGTGTTCACATTATTTCGACAAACAGcctaaaaacaataaaaaaaaaagcgaaaaacacGTTAGTATATAACCGTTCGCGTGCGTTCAGCCACTGAACAAACATTATAACAACACGAGGGACAGACGGTTTCCTTTAGTTGGCTCTGAGCTCTTTTACCTCAGTATGAGAGAAATAATCGAACAAACTCACCACATGTAAAGCCGTTCTCCTGTCGTAATCACCAACATTAAAATCAACTCCAGCTAAGTGCCAGGCCCGCAATCTATCCACCTTATCATCAGCGGCAAGGGAGCATATTTCAAGGGCCGTGTTCACGGTGGTGGGCCCTAAATGAGCCCCAAACTCCCTGAGAAGTAAAATGGCCTCCTCGTTATCACTACGAATGGCATCGTGCAAAGGTGTTTGTCCGTGATTATCGAAAACGTGCGGCGAGGCGCCTTTCTCCAGAAGATACCGAATGACTTGTAGCTGACCCTCCAGGCATGCTACATGAATCGGAGTGCGGCCATCGTGACTTGTAGCAGCGCTTAATAAACCACCCTGTAAACAAAATACGAAACAAATTATATGTTGCTGAGAGAACCAATTAGATTGCAAGCGTGGTTCTGAAGCACAAAACACTTCCATTAAAGCCAATATTTCATCCCTGCTTCTTAGCCTCACAGGATGAGTGCTTTTCATCAAAGGCCAAGTCACTAAGGAAATCAATTGTTCGGGACTTAGATCCTCGCCAACGTCAGATATATACCTGTTGACGCAGGTCTTCCATAGCATCAATGTCGCCTCTTCCTGCAGCGTGACACATTAACACTGGAAATAATGCTTGCTTGATGAACCTCACTTCCTGTAATGAAAATATGTGTGACACAGAAAAACAGTAAGTATGCCAATCCAAAAGCCAAGAGCAACCCCGATTTAAGTTTCGTCCGCTACGCACCGTTGAAACACCTAAATAAGTCGTGATTGGCTTAGATTTTACATCTTAAAAGTTTGTTACATTGTACTATTTCCAAGTCAGTTAACTGAgagtaaaaaacaaattgaaataccCAGGGAATGGTAAGGAAGTGCTTCTAAGAGTGAACTTAGAGAAGGTTTCACAGCTGTCTTTTCTTGTCACGCATAGGAGTGTTGCGTAAGAAGCCAAAATGAGGTCTTTTTTCAGGCTGGCGGTGTGTAAACTTTCTTTAACTTAAGTAAGGAAAAGAGTAAGGAAATTAATTATTACGACCTGATGAATGAACTATCGATGTATATAAGTAGCTCAAGAGAAAACTCTCAGTCGCAAAAACGTTTCCGTCGTCCGTCACTTCCAGTCCACTATAATAAGGTAGAAAATACTTGGTTACACCATCctagtacaaaaacaaaatctataTGTAGCATCTTAATCGGGAGATATCAACGAAAACAGTTCTAGCTACTTTCGAAATCCCTTGAAATCACTCAGAAataccaggaaaaaaaaaggcaaaaaaaaaaggcgtggTAGGGAGCTTATTACTAACGCAGATCTAAGCTTTACTCACCTCGGTTGAACCGACTTTGAAATGTGAAGCCACTGCATCGATCAGTTCATTGTCCCGCAAAGAAAACTGTTGCATATTTTCGTCTTTGTACGGTGTCAACTCTCCACGTAGATTCTTTTTCATCACCTGAAATCATACAGTGAACAGTACATGCGGGTTActtaaaaaaagcttcaaagTTCTGGCTTTTTTCTCACCTAATAAGGTAATTTCATTAGGTACTTTTCaattattgttttccttttcttttttcaacatgACCAAACTGAAGAAGTAATCCTCCATACTTTGAATAGTACGATAATCGGAGTCATTCTCAACaccaataaaatattttcactgtGATGGGAGTATTttcccaccctccccccccctttcaCTTATCTACTCACCCCCTCCCCACATCAGATGTTCCAATCACGACTCTAGCCTCTCACAACCTTCAGTGCAGCTGTCAAAGTTCCGTTGGGTCTGACCAAAACCTAGTAATACTACTAGGTAAAATGATTCCGCAGAAACTCTCTTTTGTTAACTGAAATAACTCCAGAACACTTGCTTGGGAGTTTGACATGATACTTAATCTATAAGGTCATTGTACGTTCCGTTACCAGTAAAGATGACAGTAACATAACAAAATGAGAACCTcacctcttttttctcttccattGAGAGCTCATCATGTCCAAGTACATAGGAGAGTTTTGTTAGCGCTGCCTCGACCGTCATATCATTTCCTGAAATCACACCAGCTTCCACCAAAACCTAACACAGAGGCAAATACAGCTTGAAGTTACTGCAACCTACTCGAATTAGAAAATAGATGGAGAAAGTTTCAATTGAAAGTCGAAAGTAATTGCGGGGATTTCGTTTGTATTTTCTTACTACAACGGAAACCCATCCGTTCCTTTGCATCTTGATTAAAGTTTTGTGTAGACGGAAGAAAGATTAGCTTTACAGCTCATTTTTTTCGCAACAGAGTCGCCTTTCTTTTCACCAAACACTCAATTGAATGCAAGCTTAGCAGGCTGGCATCTTGTTAAATATGAATACTGCCCGTTGTTATTTACTTCGCTCTCTAAACATTAGCGTCAAATGTTAAGGGAGTTGCAGGGTGCTCTACAGTTATTTCTCAGTGCGCACTTTGATTGGTCCAAAGAAAACTTACGCCATtcactcaaccaatcagatggaaaaCCAAAGCCACACGTGACatggtcactcgcgttttctcGCCTTTCTGGCGGTTCGTCTGCTCTAACCCTGAGTTCTAATTGGCTCTTTGTGACATTTATATTTGTTCTGATTTGCCATGACAATGATTACATTGATTATAGCAGTACAACTGAATCGAAATTCTTTCTAAAACCAAGGTCATACCCTGCCTGTTGCATACGAATCCACAACATGACCGTACAAGCACTGAGTACAATTCACAATGATCACTCCGCGTTTAGCCGCAGCTCGTATTTCCTCCAAGAGTTCTTTTCGTGAATCAGGGCCATTACCACTGCCATAAGTCTCGAGAACGACTCCCTCGATTGGAGGCTCTAGAAAAGCATGTACCTGGAAGAGGGGAGAATGggcaaaggaaatgaaaaatgataTGAACGATCCAAAGAACCTCAGCTGCTTTTTACCCAATTgttggtttaaccctttacaacctgacatcagtatgcatattctccagacATTCCTTGAGGTGCTGATTAAGAGTATTTGTTCagcaatcaagagcctcttcaGTTAGTGGTCActttctttgttctcatgatGGTAATGTGcgaatcaggggtgatattgtacggagaaattagatgct is from Pocillopora verrucosa isolate sample1 chromosome 7, ASM3666991v2, whole genome shotgun sequence and encodes:
- the LOC131796003 gene encoding LOW QUALITY PROTEIN: 60 kDa lysophospholipase (The sequence of the model RefSeq protein was modified relative to this genomic sequence to represent the inferred CDS: inserted 1 base in 1 codon), giving the protein MSDPVKKISTSSKKSLKILPECGENDGIVVTTGGSEKCAVPSSTKHLPSTTAGKQTMQSTSSSDAADGDVALNRRSFHAQLSRSFFQSRSSSSSSVDGGSSSPSKSRLGTVPVEDPITHENVVNSKVLLLYTGGALGWKLTTDFSGFHLDKKNVLKELKKLPMMHDVEYVDYILSNVLDDIPEEXSDTIVMPVSKYGKRVFVDVLEMKESHVVVHSKDQDIQDWINIALQIKECYAKECYPKSLDVECCATTNHIMTCHNQSTPSPEEDLQQAVETLRSTSSDLVRLLIAEQILLISTSRNVWRICILMSGCKGLNQQLGKKQLRFFGSFISFFISFAHSPLFQVHAFLEPPIEGVVLETYGSGNGPDSRKELLEEIRAAAKRGVIIVNCTQCLYGHVVDSYATGRVLVEAGVISGNDMTVEAALTKLSYVLGHDELSMEEKKEVMKKNLRGELTPYKDENMQQFSLRDNELIDAVASHFKVGSTEEVRFIKQALFPVLMCHAAGRGDIDAMEDLRQQGGLLSAATSHDGRTPIHVACLEGQLQVIRYLLEKGASPHVFDNHGQTPLHDAIRSDNEEAILLLREFGAHLGPTTVNTALEICSLAADDKVDRLRAWHLAGVDFNVGDYDRRTALHVAVCRNNVNTVKFLLECGVDLNLRDLYGFTPLKNAELFENREMMELLQSAAEKTNDAVDQ